Proteins co-encoded in one Aerococcaceae bacterium DSM 111021 genomic window:
- a CDS encoding ABC transporter permease — translation MTIYKMIIHIFSTYWKELIIYFLIFLGFVFVAIGQPEAGENQEFSSVTLDIAVVNHSDDQLSEHLVDYLSASHEVEMLSDVTIEDVENEVFSGTYQGMLYIPQDFEELVINGQAGQVELLLNERDMSSAQLNTEVDNYLRLANERVASGVSDTSELTNQLDSTLNETAEVEMVGGLDNQNILLAYTTGIALVGYFVLQIILGTVGMAMSEIKSDKIQDRINLSGISNLKYNTQVVLGQITYGGLILLVTISVLWFYIPSSIPIDYVRVIISLTLFILTALSMAFLMTSITNNRNIINGLTTVISLGLAFLSGLFIPYEIMGTAIQRIAHFSPLFYFRQSVMKDINSYSDLLTEWGLLLAFAVVFTLLGVAISQQKRAGKR, via the coding sequence ATGACCATCTATAAAATGATCATCCACATCTTCTCAACCTATTGGAAAGAGCTGATTATTTACTTCCTTATTTTCCTTGGTTTCGTATTTGTAGCCATTGGACAACCAGAAGCAGGTGAAAATCAAGAATTCTCAAGTGTAACCTTAGATATTGCAGTTGTGAACCACAGTGACGATCAACTGAGCGAGCATTTAGTTGATTACTTGAGCGCATCGCATGAAGTAGAAATGCTTTCCGATGTCACTATTGAAGACGTTGAAAATGAAGTCTTTTCTGGAACTTACCAGGGGATGTTATATATTCCTCAAGATTTTGAAGAATTAGTAATAAATGGACAAGCGGGCCAAGTTGAGTTACTTTTGAATGAACGTGATATGAGTAGTGCGCAGCTTAATACAGAGGTAGATAACTACTTACGCTTAGCTAATGAACGAGTCGCTTCTGGAGTCAGTGATACCTCAGAGTTAACAAATCAGCTCGATTCAACTCTGAATGAAACAGCCGAAGTTGAAATGGTTGGTGGACTTGATAATCAAAACATTCTCTTGGCTTATACAACCGGGATTGCATTAGTGGGTTACTTTGTCCTCCAAATTATACTTGGAACAGTTGGTATGGCTATGTCAGAAATTAAATCTGATAAAATTCAAGACCGCATTAATTTGAGTGGAATTTCAAATCTAAAATATAATACCCAAGTTGTCTTAGGACAAATAACGTATGGTGGGTTAATTCTACTCGTTACTATCTCAGTTCTTTGGTTCTATATACCGAGTTCTATTCCGATTGATTACGTTCGAGTCATTATTTCACTTACCTTGTTCATTCTAACAGCCTTATCGATGGCATTTTTAATGACATCAATCACGAACAATCGCAATATTATTAATGGACTCACAACCGTCATTAGTTTGGGACTCGCATTCTTGTCAGGCTTATTCATCCCTTATGAAATTATGGGAACGGCCATCCAACGAATTGCTCATTTCTCTCCTTTGTTTTACTTTAGACAAAGTGTCATGAAAGACATCAATTCGTATTCAGATTTATTAACCGAGTGGGGCTTACTATTAGCCTTCGCCGTTGTCTTCACCTTATTAGGTGTAGCAATATCACAACAAAAGCGTGCAGGTAAACGATAA
- a CDS encoding ACT domain-containing protein produces MQAVITVIGKDKVGILAEVAKQCAEHNANVVDVEQTIMQDYFTMIMLVNIDDLSVEFEEFQRNTKESIPEMEIHVMHEDIFNSMHQI; encoded by the coding sequence ATGCAAGCTGTAATTACTGTTATCGGTAAAGATAAGGTTGGTATTCTCGCTGAAGTAGCAAAACAATGTGCTGAGCATAATGCCAACGTCGTTGACGTTGAACAAACAATTATGCAAGATTACTTTACTATGATTATGCTAGTAAATATCGATGATCTTTCAGTCGAATTTGAAGAATTCCAAAGAAACACTAAAGAAAGCATCCCTGAGATGGAAATACACGTCATGCATGAAGATATTTTCAATTCTATGCACCAAATTTAA
- a CDS encoding response regulator transcription factor, whose amino-acid sequence MTTLMIIDDDPIVVESLSLITENAGYDVLVTGHSAEEAIANYSIFKPDITLLDIRMSEHSGIDAASTILSQYPQAKILLVTTFEDSEYIQTALQLGCKGYILKQNIKSILPAIEAVVNNQTVLDNTIVNNVAQSVINTNNNMINDLTPRELDIYQAVAEGLNNKEIAEKLYLSEGTIRNYISQLLLKLNLRDRTQLAISFYKSNESK is encoded by the coding sequence ATGACAACATTAATGATAATTGACGACGATCCAATTGTGGTTGAATCTTTAAGTTTAATTACTGAAAATGCAGGCTATGATGTTCTTGTAACAGGTCATTCTGCTGAAGAAGCAATTGCTAATTACTCAATTTTCAAACCAGACATTACATTATTGGACATTAGGATGAGTGAACATTCAGGCATCGATGCTGCCTCTACGATTCTATCTCAATATCCTCAGGCAAAAATTCTTCTTGTCACTACGTTTGAAGACTCAGAATACATTCAGACTGCCCTTCAACTTGGTTGTAAAGGTTATATATTAAAGCAAAACATCAAAAGCATACTCCCTGCTATAGAAGCTGTGGTTAACAATCAGACTGTCTTAGACAATACAATTGTGAATAATGTCGCACAGTCTGTTATAAACACGAATAACAACATGATAAATGATCTCACTCCACGTGAACTAGATATTTATCAAGCTGTCGCAGAGGGGTTAAACAATAAAGAAATTGCTGAAAAATTATACCTTAGTGAAGGAACAATTCGTAATTATATATCACAATTATTGCTTAAACTAAACTTACGCGATCGTACACAACTCGCTATTAGTTTTTATAAAAGCAATGAATCTAAATAA
- a CDS encoding acetate kinase — protein sequence MSKTFAINAGSSSLKFQLYNMPEESVIAKGLVERIGINNSVFTIEYGDDQEFTVTEDIATHGQAVDMLFDKLEEFQIITDLTEITGVGHRVVAGGEIFKESTLVTAEVIKQVEDLGDFAPLHNPAEAEVMHVFEERLPHATAVAVFDTSFHTTMPEVNYLYSLPYEYYEDFQIRKYGAHGTSHDFVSKRAAELIGKPIEDLKIITCHLGNGASITAVDGGKSVDTSMGFTPLAGVTMGTRTGDIDASIIPFLMDKLNITDVNDAITIFNKKSGLLGLSGVSSDMRDVEDAAAEGNERAQLTLDIFMNRVQKYIAQYIAVMNGVDAVVFTAGIGENSGITRKIIMDGITFFGGEIDDERNDTRKEALISTDDSKFAIYNIPTNEEVAIARDVERFKK from the coding sequence ATGTCTAAAACATTTGCGATTAACGCTGGGAGTTCAAGTTTAAAGTTCCAGTTATACAATATGCCAGAAGAATCAGTTATTGCTAAAGGTTTAGTGGAAAGAATTGGTATCAACAATTCTGTATTCACAATCGAATACGGTGATGACCAAGAATTTACAGTAACAGAAGATATTGCCACTCATGGTCAAGCAGTTGACATGTTATTTGATAAATTAGAAGAATTCCAAATCATTACAGACTTAACTGAAATCACAGGTGTAGGACACCGTGTTGTAGCTGGTGGAGAAATCTTTAAAGAATCAACATTAGTTACTGCAGAAGTTATTAAACAAGTTGAAGATTTAGGTGATTTTGCACCGTTACATAACCCAGCAGAAGCAGAAGTTATGCATGTATTCGAAGAACGCTTACCTCACGCAACTGCGGTAGCTGTATTTGATACTTCATTCCATACGACAATGCCAGAAGTAAACTACTTATATAGCTTACCTTACGAATATTATGAAGATTTCCAAATCCGTAAATACGGTGCTCATGGAACTAGTCACGATTTTGTAAGTAAACGTGCTGCTGAATTAATTGGTAAGCCAATTGAAGACTTAAAAATTATCACATGTCATTTAGGTAATGGAGCTTCTATTACAGCTGTTGACGGTGGTAAATCAGTAGATACATCTATGGGATTCACTCCTCTAGCTGGTGTAACAATGGGTACGCGTACTGGTGATATTGATGCTTCAATTATTCCATTCTTAATGGATAAATTAAACATCACTGACGTGAATGATGCTATTACAATCTTCAATAAAAAATCTGGATTATTAGGTTTATCAGGTGTATCAAGTGATATGCGTGACGTTGAAGATGCAGCAGCAGAAGGAAACGAACGTGCACAATTAACATTAGATATCTTTATGAATCGTGTTCAAAAATATATTGCTCAATATATTGCTGTAATGAACGGTGTAGATGCAGTTGTATTTACAGCTGGGATCGGTGAAAACTCTGGAATTACTCGTAAAATTATCATGGACGGAATTACGTTCTTTGGTGGAGAAATTGATGACGAGCGTAACGATACGCGTAAAGAAGCTTTAATTTCAACTGATGACTCAAAATTCGCAATCTACAACATTCCAACTAACGAAGAAGTAGCTATTGCTCGTGACGTTGAACGTTTTAAAAAATAA
- a CDS encoding RidA family protein has translation MKKVYYSNKAPKPMDPYSQAVRVGDVLYVSGQIGIDPVTNKLVNGNAGEETKQVFKNLSHILDAAGLNLTSVVKVVLYMNDIGDSSMVNEVYAMNFQKPYPARSSFAVGSLPLGAKVKIDVIAHYES, from the coding sequence ATGAAAAAAGTATATTATTCTAACAAAGCACCAAAACCTATGGATCCCTATTCACAAGCAGTTCGTGTAGGAGATGTATTGTATGTCTCAGGGCAAATTGGCATCGATCCAGTAACTAACAAGTTAGTGAATGGTAACGCTGGAGAAGAAACAAAGCAAGTCTTTAAGAACCTTTCGCATATCCTAGATGCTGCTGGATTGAATTTAACAAGTGTTGTAAAGGTTGTGCTATACATGAATGACATTGGAGATTCATCTATGGTGAATGAAGTGTATGCAATGAATTTTCAGAAACCCTATCCAGCTCGAAGCTCTTTTGCAGTTGGAAGCTTACCACTAGGAGCGAAAGTGAAAATCGATGTGATTGCCCATTATGAGTCGTAA
- a CDS encoding PFL family protein: MLDMQNVIETVSMIKEDNLDIRTITMGISLADCADGDIDRSCEKVYNKIYSSAKDLVKTGEKIEEIFGIPIVNKRISVTPISQLLAASGGDPLKYARVLDKVAQDIGVNYIGGYSALVHKGFSKGDLELIQSIPQAMAETNHVCSSVNIGSTRAGINMDAVAMMGKVVREAAELTQDNECMGASKIVVFCNAVEDNPFMAGAFHGAGEPDVVINVGVSGPGVVRNALANLDKKASLEVVADTIKQTAFKVTRMGQLVGTEASKMLGVPFGIVDLSLAPTPAVGDSVAHILEEIGLDQVGAHGSIATLAMLNDAVKKGGVMASSHVGGLSGAFIPVSEDAGMIAAAANGTLNIETLMSMTAVCSVGLDMIVISGTTPPEVISAIIADEAAIGMINSKTTAVRVIPAIGRSDDEWLDFGGLFGKGSVMPLNPTSPKVFINRGGRIPAPLQSLKN; encoded by the coding sequence ATGTTAGATATGCAAAATGTAATTGAAACAGTTTCAATGATTAAAGAAGACAATTTAGATATTCGCACAATCACAATGGGTATATCCCTTGCTGATTGTGCGGACGGCGATATCGACCGTTCGTGTGAAAAGGTTTACAACAAAATTTATAGCTCTGCTAAAGATTTAGTTAAAACTGGTGAGAAAATTGAAGAAATATTTGGTATTCCGATTGTAAACAAACGCATCTCGGTTACACCTATTTCTCAGCTACTCGCTGCATCCGGTGGGGATCCATTAAAATATGCACGTGTATTAGATAAAGTAGCACAGGATATCGGTGTAAATTATATTGGTGGCTATTCTGCTTTAGTACATAAAGGCTTTAGTAAAGGTGATTTAGAATTAATCCAATCAATTCCCCAAGCAATGGCCGAAACTAATCATGTATGTTCTTCTGTAAATATCGGTTCAACTCGTGCGGGAATTAATATGGACGCCGTCGCTATGATGGGTAAAGTTGTTCGTGAAGCAGCAGAGTTAACACAAGATAATGAGTGTATGGGTGCTTCTAAAATCGTCGTATTCTGTAACGCTGTTGAAGATAATCCATTCATGGCTGGTGCATTCCATGGTGCTGGAGAGCCTGATGTTGTTATTAACGTTGGAGTATCTGGTCCTGGAGTGGTGCGTAATGCCTTAGCGAATCTTGATAAAAAAGCTTCACTTGAAGTAGTAGCCGATACAATTAAACAAACGGCTTTCAAAGTTACTCGTATGGGGCAATTAGTTGGTACCGAAGCTTCAAAAATGTTAGGTGTACCATTCGGTATCGTTGACCTTTCCCTAGCTCCTACACCTGCAGTGGGCGATTCAGTCGCTCATATCTTGGAAGAGATTGGTTTAGATCAAGTTGGAGCACATGGTTCGATTGCAACTTTAGCAATGCTAAATGATGCAGTCAAAAAAGGTGGCGTCATGGCCTCTTCTCACGTTGGAGGTTTATCAGGTGCGTTTATCCCTGTCAGTGAAGATGCTGGTATGATTGCTGCTGCTGCCAATGGGACATTGAACATTGAAACTTTAATGTCGATGACCGCAGTTTGCTCAGTTGGTTTAGATATGATTGTCATTTCAGGTACAACGCCACCTGAAGTGATCTCAGCTATTATTGCAGATGAAGCAGCTATAGGTATGATCAATTCTAAAACTACAGCAGTTCGTGTCATCCCAGCAATTGGACGCTCAGATGATGAATGGTTAGACTTTGGTGGTTTGTTCGGTAAAGGTTCAGTTATGCCTTTAAATCCAACTTCTCCAAAAGTGTTTATCAATCGTGGCGGACGAATTCCTGCTCCACTTCAAAGTTTAAAAAATTAA
- the pyrR gene encoding bifunctional pyr operon transcriptional regulator/uracil phosphoribosyltransferase PyrR has translation MSERELMDQNGMQRTLKRIAHEILEKNKSTDNLVILGIKTRGEFLAKRLQEKIEEIEGIKLPLEILDITFYRDDLSKKSVSPEVKPVTFINDLSGKKVVVVDDVLYTGRTVRAAMDAILENARPSHIQLAVLVDRGHRELPIRPDFVGKNIPTSKQERVKVEVEEVDGKDLVRVLD, from the coding sequence ATGAGTGAAAGAGAATTAATGGATCAAAATGGGATGCAAAGAACGTTAAAACGCATAGCTCATGAAATACTAGAGAAGAATAAATCAACAGATAATCTTGTCATACTTGGTATCAAAACCCGAGGTGAATTTTTGGCGAAGCGACTTCAAGAAAAAATAGAAGAAATTGAAGGTATTAAATTACCTTTAGAAATATTAGACATTACTTTTTATCGAGATGATTTGTCTAAGAAATCGGTTAGTCCAGAAGTAAAACCAGTTACGTTTATAAATGATTTAAGTGGCAAAAAAGTAGTCGTCGTTGATGATGTACTTTATACAGGACGTACTGTAAGAGCAGCGATGGACGCAATATTAGAAAATGCCCGACCATCACATATTCAATTGGCAGTACTTGTTGACAGGGGACACCGTGAACTACCTATTAGACCTGACTTTGTTGGGAAAAATATACCAACATCTAAGCAGGAACGTGTAAAGGTAGAAGTTGAAGAAGTCGATGGAAAAGATCTTGTTCGCGTACTAGATTAA